The Prevotella melaninogenica genome window below encodes:
- a CDS encoding PstS family phosphate ABC transporter substrate-binding protein, whose product MKRTRFYITVGLMLSLGFLLSACGQKKAKDGRTDTPTSGTIKFASDESFSPIIEELLQNYQFRYPETHLLPIYTDDNKGMQLLLDQKVNLFFTSHALTKGEDAMLREKGPIPAVFPIGYDGIAFIVNNTNADSCITVTDVKKILSGQIAKWNQLNPKNDKGNIEVVFDNKASATLHYVVDSILGGKNIKSANIVAANNSKSVIDYVHKTPNAIGVIGSNWLNDHRDSTNTTFKKDIRVVGLSKTTVAQPENSWQPYQAYLLDGRYPFVRTIYAVVADPHKALPWAFANFVTNPIGQKIIFKAGLLPYRGEINIREVEVKTQ is encoded by the coding sequence ATGAAAAGAACCAGATTCTACATAACAGTAGGATTGATGCTATCCCTCGGCTTCCTTCTGTCTGCTTGCGGACAGAAGAAAGCTAAGGACGGCAGAACAGATACACCGACGTCAGGGACGATTAAGTTCGCCTCTGACGAAAGTTTTAGTCCTATTATAGAGGAACTGTTACAGAATTATCAGTTCCGCTATCCAGAAACTCACTTGTTGCCAATCTATACAGATGACAACAAAGGTATGCAACTGCTCCTCGACCAGAAAGTTAATCTTTTCTTTACTTCTCATGCATTGACGAAGGGAGAAGATGCTATGTTACGAGAGAAAGGTCCTATCCCAGCGGTATTCCCGATAGGATATGATGGAATTGCTTTCATTGTGAACAATACGAATGCAGATTCATGTATTACGGTTACCGATGTTAAGAAGATTCTCAGTGGTCAGATTGCAAAATGGAATCAGCTGAACCCTAAGAATGATAAGGGTAATATTGAAGTTGTCTTTGACAATAAAGCATCAGCTACGTTACATTATGTAGTCGACTCCATTTTAGGTGGAAAGAATATTAAGAGTGCGAACATTGTTGCTGCAAATAACAGTAAGTCAGTTATTGACTATGTTCACAAAACTCCGAATGCTATAGGTGTTATTGGGTCAAATTGGTTGAATGATCATCGTGACTCTACAAACACCACATTTAAGAAAGATATTAGAGTGGTTGGTCTTTCAAAGACTACCGTTGCACAGCCAGAGAATAGTTGGCAACCTTACCAAGCTTATCTGTTGGATGGCAGATATCCTTTCGTAAGAACTATCTACGCTGTCGTGGCTGACCCTCACAAAGCATTGCCTTGGGCATTTGCAAACTTCGTAACCAATCCAATTGGTCAGAAGATTATTTTTAAGGCTGGTCTCTTGCCTTATCGTGGTGAAATCAACATTCGTGAAGTTGAAGTTAAGACCCAGTAG
- a CDS encoding tetratricopeptide repeat protein, with protein MKTKKYLIAGALMLAMSTPAMAQDVDYAVALKPIVAAIEAAPNDPKAAKDLIKEYQKNFKKSEEAIVALGNVYLLQHNYDAATEIANNVINNKKYKGSLAYVLLGDIAALKDSIGNAGAAATQYQNAITVDPQNVTAYERYAKVFRHVNSKVAVQKLEELRKVKPDYPVEATAAEIMLGDGKYKEALEWYAKANPANMSEDNFYNYGFSAYITKDYQRALDVVKQGLQKFPNSEYLSRIAMMASVELKDYASAINYGKVVFAGSGKKVANDYDVYAKALCGAQQYDEAINTVNKALEVDKNNIEPLKTLAAIYAAQGNDDKALEVQQEYLSKSKKATNNDWATLANTYVTKAEGLTDRAAKNAVLAKAFDVYEQMVSKFPTISDWVWLNQANVAQLMNDPDKVAEIYQKVAAYEEAKPTLDEDSKSYLENVYYGLGYYYSKKGNKPLADEYFNKVLKVNPNNDGAKKALGM; from the coding sequence ATGAAGACAAAGAAATATTTAATAGCTGGAGCCTTGATGTTGGCAATGTCAACTCCAGCAATGGCACAGGATGTTGATTACGCAGTAGCTCTTAAGCCTATTGTAGCTGCTATCGAAGCTGCACCAAATGATCCAAAGGCAGCAAAGGATCTTATTAAGGAGTATCAGAAGAACTTTAAGAAGAGTGAAGAGGCTATTGTTGCTTTGGGTAATGTTTACCTTTTGCAGCATAATTATGATGCTGCTACAGAGATAGCAAACAACGTCATCAATAATAAGAAATACAAGGGTAGCTTAGCTTATGTCCTCTTGGGCGATATTGCTGCTCTTAAGGATTCTATCGGTAATGCAGGTGCAGCTGCTACACAGTATCAGAATGCAATTACTGTTGATCCACAGAACGTAACAGCTTACGAACGTTATGCTAAGGTTTTTCGTCACGTAAACTCAAAGGTTGCTGTTCAGAAACTTGAAGAACTTCGTAAGGTTAAGCCAGACTATCCAGTAGAGGCAACTGCAGCTGAAATCATGCTTGGCGATGGTAAGTATAAGGAGGCATTAGAGTGGTATGCTAAGGCTAATCCAGCTAATATGTCAGAGGACAACTTCTATAACTATGGTTTTTCTGCTTACATTACAAAAGACTATCAGAGAGCTTTGGATGTTGTAAAGCAGGGTTTGCAGAAGTTCCCTAACAGTGAGTACTTGAGCCGTATTGCTATGATGGCATCAGTTGAGTTGAAGGATTATGCTTCTGCTATCAACTATGGTAAGGTCGTGTTTGCTGGTTCTGGTAAGAAGGTAGCTAATGACTACGATGTATATGCAAAGGCACTTTGCGGTGCTCAGCAGTATGACGAAGCTATCAACACTGTTAACAAGGCACTCGAGGTTGATAAGAACAATATTGAGCCTTTGAAGACTTTGGCTGCTATCTATGCTGCACAGGGTAATGATGACAAGGCACTCGAGGTTCAGCAGGAGTATCTTTCTAAGAGTAAGAAGGCTACTAATAATGACTGGGCAACACTTGCTAATACCTATGTTACAAAGGCAGAGGGCTTGACAGACCGTGCTGCTAAGAACGCTGTTCTTGCAAAGGCATTTGATGTTTACGAGCAGATGGTTTCTAAGTTCCCAACAATCTCTGATTGGGTATGGTTGAACCAAGCTAACGTAGCTCAGTTGATGAACGATCCTGATAAGGTAGCTGAAATCTATCAGAAGGTGGCTGCTTACGAAGAGGCTAAGCCAACGCTCGATGAGGATAGCAAGAGTTACTTGGAGAACGTTTACTATGGTCTTGGCTACTATTACTCAAAGAAGGGTAACAAGCCACTTGCAGACGAGTACTTCAATAAGGTGCTGAAGGTTAATCCTAACAATGACGGCGCTAAGAAGGCTTTAGGAATGTAA
- a CDS encoding MFS transporter, protein MKTERKISPWAWIPSLYFAEGLPYIAVTVLSLQVYMQMGLSDAEVTFYTSWLYLPWVIKPLWSPFLDLIKTKRWWIIIMQLLVGAAFAGVAFTVNTSLWLQGTICFFWLLAFSSATHDVGADGFYMMGLNQHDQAFFVGIRSTFYRISMVVGKGGLIALAGFLHKNFDIQWAWSLVFYGLMALFMGLALYHRFILPRPSEDSERAQVSASHLLRSFGDTFLSFFKKEQALTTICFLLLFRLPEALIIPISQLFLQASKAKGGLALSEIEYGTVNGVVGVAGLLIGGVIGGLMISRDGLKRWIWPMTAAITLPNLAYVYLAYMLPDNVIAISVAVFIENFGYGFGFSAYMLFMIYFSRGEHKTSHYALCTGFMALSMMIPGLFAGALAQAVGYRWFFVIVMFVCIFPFLVAHQLRIDEDFGKK, encoded by the coding sequence TTGAAAACAGAAAGAAAGATAAGTCCATGGGCATGGATACCCTCACTTTATTTTGCTGAGGGTCTGCCTTATATTGCCGTAACTGTATTATCCTTGCAGGTCTATATGCAAATGGGCTTGTCAGATGCCGAAGTAACTTTTTATACTTCATGGCTTTACCTCCCTTGGGTTATCAAACCTCTGTGGAGTCCATTTCTTGATTTGATTAAGACAAAGCGATGGTGGATTATCATTATGCAGTTGCTTGTAGGTGCAGCTTTCGCAGGTGTTGCCTTTACGGTCAATACTTCGTTATGGCTTCAAGGAACAATCTGTTTCTTTTGGTTGCTGGCATTTAGTAGTGCGACACATGATGTCGGAGCTGATGGATTCTATATGATGGGACTTAATCAGCATGATCAAGCTTTCTTTGTAGGTATTCGTTCAACCTTCTATCGTATATCAATGGTTGTTGGTAAGGGTGGACTGATTGCGCTCGCTGGTTTTTTACATAAGAACTTTGATATTCAGTGGGCTTGGTCGCTTGTGTTTTATGGTCTGATGGCTCTTTTTATGGGACTTGCCCTCTATCATCGCTTTATTCTTCCTCGTCCGTCTGAGGATTCAGAGAGGGCACAGGTGTCAGCCAGCCATTTGCTTCGCAGTTTTGGAGATACTTTTCTTTCCTTCTTCAAAAAGGAGCAGGCTTTAACAACAATCTGTTTCCTACTTCTCTTTCGTTTGCCAGAAGCTTTGATAATCCCTATTTCTCAACTCTTTCTGCAGGCATCGAAGGCTAAAGGGGGATTGGCCCTTTCTGAGATAGAGTATGGTACGGTGAATGGTGTTGTTGGTGTGGCAGGTCTCTTGATAGGCGGTGTCATTGGAGGATTGATGATCAGTCGTGATGGTTTAAAGCGTTGGATATGGCCGATGACGGCAGCTATCACGTTGCCTAACTTAGCCTATGTCTATTTAGCCTATATGCTTCCCGATAATGTGATAGCTATTAGTGTAGCTGTATTTATCGAGAATTTCGGTTATGGTTTTGGTTTTAGTGCCTATATGCTCTTTATGATTTATTTCAGTCGGGGCGAGCATAAGACCAGTCATTATGCGCTTTGTACGGGCTTTATGGCGTTGTCAATGATGATTCCAGGGTTGTTTGCGGGTGCGCTGGCACAGGCAGTGGGTTATCGTTGGTTCTTTGTTATCGTAATGTTTGTTTGCATCTTCCCATTCTTGGTTGCTCATCAGCTACGTATTGATGAGGATTTTGGGAAGAAGTAG
- the mutY gene encoding A/G-specific adenine glycosylase, producing the protein MNFAATLLQWFKNNGRSLPWRETNDAYAIWLSEVILQQTRIVQGMSYWERFMAQWPTVNDLAAATEDEVLKAWQGLGYYSRARNLHTAAQQVVELGGFPQTFKELKTLKGVGDYTAAAIASIAFGEPVAVVDGNVYRVLSRYYGIDTPIDSTEGKKEFQALAQSLLPINEPADYNEAIMDFGATQCTPNSPHCSACPLCETCVAFREQRINELPVKSKKVKQRERHFTYLYIEYEGKIAIHQRGAGDIWQGLWEFPQAEQLTSSEDSAWKTEAQLLQKGVKHILTHQILLADIYLWRPKNRPQLPSEFIWIEKQDLENYALPRLIEILLKVVPA; encoded by the coding sequence ATGAATTTTGCAGCAACACTTCTTCAATGGTTCAAAAATAACGGACGTTCTCTACCTTGGCGAGAGACGAATGATGCATACGCTATTTGGCTGAGTGAGGTTATTTTACAGCAAACTCGTATCGTGCAGGGTATGAGTTATTGGGAACGTTTCATGGCACAATGGCCCACGGTTAACGACCTCGCTGCTGCCACGGAGGACGAAGTGCTAAAGGCTTGGCAGGGGTTGGGCTATTATTCTCGTGCAAGAAACCTCCATACGGCAGCACAGCAGGTGGTGGAATTAGGTGGATTCCCCCAGACTTTTAAAGAATTAAAGACACTGAAAGGTGTAGGCGATTATACTGCTGCTGCCATTGCTTCTATTGCTTTTGGCGAACCAGTTGCTGTGGTAGACGGAAATGTTTATCGTGTGCTTTCTCGATATTATGGCATTGACACACCTATTGATAGTACCGAAGGGAAGAAGGAGTTTCAAGCGCTCGCTCAATCTCTTTTACCTATAAATGAACCGGCAGACTACAACGAAGCGATAATGGACTTTGGTGCGACTCAATGTACACCAAATTCTCCTCATTGCAGTGCTTGCCCACTCTGCGAAACCTGCGTTGCTTTCCGTGAACAACGCATTAACGAACTACCAGTAAAAAGCAAAAAAGTGAAACAACGGGAACGTCATTTCACCTATCTCTATATTGAATATGAAGGAAAGATAGCCATCCACCAACGTGGTGCGGGTGATATTTGGCAAGGACTATGGGAGTTTCCACAGGCAGAACAGCTTACATCGTCTGAAGACTCTGCGTGGAAAACCGAAGCACAGCTACTACAAAAGGGAGTAAAGCATATTCTTACCCATCAAATTCTCCTTGCTGACATCTACCTTTGGCGACCAAAGAATCGCCCACAGCTGCCCTCTGAATTCATATGGATTGAAAAGCAAGACCTTGAAAATTATGCTTTACCACGGCTAATTGAGATTCTGCTAAAGGTAGTTCCTGCCTAA
- a CDS encoding bifunctional phosphoribosylaminoimidazolecarboxamide formyltransferase/IMP cyclohydrolase PurH has translation MAGKKQIKTALISVFHKDGLEDLLKKLDAEGVKFLSTGGTQEFIESLGYPCQKVEDVTSYPSILGGRVKTLHPKVFGGILSRRDNEGDQAQMQKYEIPFIDLVIVDLYPFEQTVASGASAEDIIEKIDIGGISLIRAGAKNFKDVVIVPSKAEYPVLLQILNTNGAHTDIEDRKMFAERAFGVSSHYDKAIHSWFATE, from the coding sequence ATGGCTGGTAAAAAACAAATTAAGACTGCTCTTATTTCGGTTTTTCATAAAGATGGACTTGAGGACTTGCTCAAGAAGTTAGATGCGGAAGGTGTGAAATTCTTAAGTACAGGTGGTACACAAGAGTTCATCGAATCATTAGGATACCCATGTCAGAAGGTAGAAGATGTAACATCTTATCCTTCTATCCTTGGAGGTCGCGTGAAGACCCTTCATCCAAAGGTCTTTGGAGGAATCCTTTCTCGCCGTGATAATGAAGGTGATCAGGCACAGATGCAGAAATATGAAATACCTTTCATAGATCTTGTTATCGTAGATCTTTATCCATTTGAGCAGACAGTTGCCAGTGGTGCCAGCGCAGAAGACATCATTGAGAAAATTGATATCGGTGGTATTTCACTGATACGTGCAGGAGCAAAGAACTTCAAGGATGTTGTTATCGTGCCAAGTAAGGCAGAATATCCAGTGTTGCTCCAGATTCTCAATACTAATGGTGCGCATACAGATATCGAAGACCGAAAGATGTTTGCAGAGCGTGCTTTTGGTGTTAGCAGCCACTATGATAAAGCTATCCATAGTTGGTTTGCAACAGAATAA
- a CDS encoding rod shape-determining protein translates to MGLFSFIQEIAMDLGTANTIIISDDKIVVDEPSVVALDRRTDKMIAVGGDAKMMYEKEHPNIRTIRPLRDGVIADFTACEQMMRGLIKMVHSGNRFFSPSLRMVIGVPSGSTEVELRAVRDSAEHADGRDVYLIFEPMAAALGMGLDVEAPEGNMIVDIGGGSTEIAVISLGGIVCNNSIRVAGDDLTADIQEYMSRQHNVKVSERMAERIKLHVGSALTDLGDEAPEDYIVHGPNRITALPMEVPVCYQEIAHCLDKTVAKIENAVLSALENTPPELYADIVKNGIYLSGGGALLRGIDKRLTDKINIPFHIAEDPLHSVAKGAGIALKNVDRFSFLMR, encoded by the coding sequence ATGGGATTATTTTCATTTATCCAGGAAATTGCTATGGACCTGGGAACGGCAAACACGATTATTATCAGTGATGATAAGATTGTAGTTGACGAGCCGTCAGTAGTAGCACTGGACCGTCGCACAGATAAGATGATTGCTGTGGGTGGTGATGCAAAGATGATGTACGAGAAGGAACATCCCAATATTCGTACAATCCGCCCTTTGCGCGACGGAGTTATCGCTGACTTTACAGCTTGTGAGCAGATGATGCGTGGACTTATTAAGATGGTTCACAGTGGTAATCGTTTCTTCTCACCTTCATTACGTATGGTAATCGGTGTGCCATCAGGTTCTACTGAAGTGGAGCTTCGTGCCGTTCGTGACTCAGCTGAACACGCTGATGGACGTGATGTATATCTTATCTTCGAACCAATGGCTGCAGCTCTTGGTATGGGTCTTGATGTAGAGGCTCCTGAGGGTAACATGATTGTTGATATCGGTGGTGGTAGCACTGAGATTGCTGTAATCTCTTTGGGTGGTATCGTATGTAATAACTCTATCCGTGTAGCTGGTGATGACCTCACTGCGGATATTCAGGAATATATGAGTCGTCAGCACAATGTGAAGGTCAGTGAGCGTATGGCAGAGCGTATTAAGCTCCATGTAGGTTCAGCGCTGACAGACCTTGGTGATGAAGCTCCTGAGGATTACATTGTACATGGACCTAATCGTATTACAGCTCTTCCTATGGAGGTTCCTGTATGCTATCAGGAGATTGCTCATTGTCTTGATAAGACCGTTGCAAAGATTGAGAATGCTGTTCTTTCAGCATTGGAGAACACTCCACCTGAGCTTTATGCTGACATCGTAAAGAATGGTATCTATCTTAGTGGTGGTGGTGCTTTGCTTCGTGGTATTGACAAGCGTCTGACTGATAAGATTAATATTCCATTCCATATTGCTGAAGACCCATTGCACAGTGTGGCTAAGGGTGCAGGCATTGCATTGAAGAACGTAGATCGTTTCTCGTTCTTGATGAGATAA
- the mreC gene encoding rod shape-determining protein MreC, translating to MHNLTEFLAKYKHWFLFVALEVLSMVLLFRFNDYQGSVWFTSANYVAGLAYEGSSKVTSYLTMGEVNEALTKRNLELERQVKELSAQLYDKTKDSTFLHKGQYRFLSKFRLIQAKVVANSLDKPNNFITINKGTWDGVHKDMGVACGNGVVGIVYMAGIHYAVVIPVLNSKSNISCSIQGRDYFGYLHWNGGASDVAYLDDVPRHAKFKLGDRVVTSGYSSVFPAGVLVGKIKHVYNSEDGLSYRLQIQLSTDFGNLRDVCVIDDASIRDQRQVIKAAQDSIKPIESQMDNSVQ from the coding sequence ATGCACAATCTGACTGAGTTCCTTGCTAAGTACAAGCATTGGTTCTTGTTCGTTGCCCTGGAAGTCTTGAGTATGGTTCTTTTGTTCCGATTCAATGACTATCAGGGCAGTGTGTGGTTCACGTCAGCAAACTATGTGGCTGGTTTAGCTTATGAAGGAAGTTCAAAGGTTACGTCTTATCTAACAATGGGTGAGGTGAATGAGGCTTTGACCAAACGCAACCTTGAACTGGAACGTCAAGTGAAGGAGTTATCTGCTCAACTTTATGATAAGACAAAGGATTCTACCTTTCTTCATAAAGGTCAGTATCGTTTCCTTTCAAAGTTCCGATTGATACAGGCAAAGGTTGTAGCCAATTCACTGGATAAACCTAATAACTTTATCACCATCAACAAAGGAACATGGGATGGTGTACATAAGGATATGGGTGTTGCCTGTGGTAATGGTGTTGTGGGTATTGTCTATATGGCAGGTATTCATTATGCCGTTGTAATCCCTGTGCTGAACTCAAAGTCAAACATCAGTTGTTCTATTCAAGGACGTGACTACTTCGGTTATCTCCATTGGAATGGAGGCGCATCCGATGTTGCTTATTTAGATGATGTCCCTCGTCATGCTAAGTTTAAGTTAGGTGACCGTGTTGTAACGAGTGGATATTCTTCTGTTTTCCCAGCTGGTGTGTTGGTTGGTAAGATAAAACATGTCTATAATTCAGAAGATGGACTCTCTTATCGACTACAAATCCAGCTATCAACAGACTTCGGAAACCTTCGTGATGTCTGTGTGATTGACGATGCTTCTATAAGAGATCAACGCCAAGTTATAAAGGCAGCACAAGACTCTATCAAGCCTATTGAGAGTCAGATGGACAATAGTGTACAGTAA
- the mreD gene encoding rod shape-determining protein MreD: MNIDFLKRLLWFAVLTVAQVFVLNHIHLFAVATPLLYIYFILLFPRNYPQWAMLIWAFLMGLTIDTFSNTPGVASASLTLIAALQPYVLQLFIPRDSSDNFQAGMDTLSIPQYTWYVAILTLIYSVVFFLLEMFSFFNVLEWLLCIGGSSLLTLILILVVENVRRR; the protein is encoded by the coding sequence ATGAATATAGATTTCCTAAAACGTTTGCTTTGGTTTGCTGTTTTGACAGTGGCACAGGTGTTTGTACTCAATCACATTCATCTGTTTGCTGTTGCCACACCATTGCTTTATATCTATTTTATCCTTTTGTTCCCTCGTAATTATCCTCAGTGGGCTATGTTGATATGGGCGTTTCTAATGGGTCTTACCATTGACACTTTCTCAAATACGCCTGGTGTAGCTTCTGCTTCATTGACTTTAATAGCTGCTTTACAGCCTTATGTACTACAGCTATTCATACCTCGTGACAGTAGTGACAACTTCCAAGCAGGTATGGACACGCTTAGTATACCGCAATATACGTGGTATGTGGCTATTCTAACCTTGATATACAGCGTCGTTTTCTTCTTATTAGAGATGTTTAGTTTCTTTAATGTGTTAGAATGGTTACTTTGTATTGGCGGTAGTTCATTGCTCACGCTTATTCTTATTCTTGTTGTTGAGAACGTTAGGAGGCGATAA
- the mrdA gene encoding penicillin-binding protein 2 — protein sequence MKNYDLEKRRLVLSAVAIGIVVIYIIRLFALQIASDDYRKSADSNAFLKKIEFPSRGSITDRNGKLLVFNQPAYDIMVVTNEMKGHLDTLEFCKALNITKADFINRMANIKDRSKNPGYSRFTQQLFLSQLSDKDFSAFQEKLYRFPGFYIQKRSVRQYQRAIAAHVLGDVAEVSQGDIEEDEYYQPGDYIGKMGVEREYEKDLRGVKGVQILLRDAHGQIQGRYQDGKYDQRPHPGRDIQLGLDAELQALGERLMEGKLGAVVAIEPKTGQILAMVSAPTFDPRMMIGKLRGKYQRDMTLDPAKPLLNRAIMGQYPPGSTFKTGQAVTYFTEGIVTDSTRYPCHHGFNFKGLHVGCHAHASPISLVPSISTSCNSYYCWGLYHMLSNRRKYKTLEDAMNVWRDYMVSMGFGYKLGIDLPGEKRGMIPNAKFYDNAFKKWNPLSVISISIGQGEVNLTPLQIANLGATIANRGYYIAPHVVRSIQGKKLDKKYVEKHHTKGSLRAYQEVIAGMVSSVRGGTCAHAVHPGYSLAGKTGTAQNRGKDHSVFMGFAPVDTPKIAIAVYVENGGFGADYGVPIGSLMIEQYINGKLTPGDEARAAAVQKRHIAYSFKRPLSRADSLRLDSIKRVNTIRDSLKKVKEKQDLADAEKLKEAKARKEAEEKEKKRQPQNEPAIRVEPETTVKTEKKEKDKEGDKKEKEKEKNKDSRKENKEKPKVKEKSKEQSKDKAKEQPKVKSKEQAKEKPKEQPKAKPKEQVKDKAKEQPKEKSKGQSNDKQKSKEKVNRAK from the coding sequence ATGAAGAATTATGATTTAGAAAAACGTCGCCTCGTGCTTAGTGCTGTTGCAATAGGTATCGTGGTGATATATATTATACGTCTTTTTGCTCTTCAGATAGCCAGTGACGACTATCGGAAGAGTGCCGACTCTAATGCTTTCTTAAAGAAGATTGAGTTCCCTTCACGTGGTTCTATCACTGATAGGAATGGTAAGCTGTTGGTTTTTAATCAGCCAGCTTATGACATTATGGTGGTAACCAACGAGATGAAAGGTCATCTTGATACGCTGGAGTTTTGTAAGGCACTAAACATAACAAAGGCTGATTTTATCAACCGAATGGCTAACATCAAGGATAGAAGTAAGAATCCGGGTTATTCTCGCTTTACGCAACAACTATTCTTGAGCCAATTGAGTGATAAAGACTTTAGTGCCTTCCAAGAGAAACTTTATCGTTTTCCAGGCTTTTATATTCAGAAACGTAGTGTTCGTCAGTATCAACGAGCTATTGCTGCACATGTCCTTGGAGATGTAGCAGAGGTGAGTCAGGGTGATATTGAGGAAGATGAGTACTATCAGCCAGGAGATTATATCGGTAAGATGGGTGTCGAGCGTGAGTATGAGAAAGACTTACGTGGAGTAAAGGGAGTACAGATACTTCTGCGAGATGCCCACGGACAGATACAAGGTCGCTATCAGGATGGTAAGTATGACCAGCGTCCACATCCTGGACGTGATATCCAACTTGGTCTTGATGCAGAACTTCAGGCACTTGGTGAACGTCTAATGGAAGGTAAATTAGGTGCTGTTGTGGCAATCGAACCAAAGACTGGACAAATTTTGGCAATGGTTTCTGCACCGACTTTCGACCCTCGTATGATGATAGGTAAACTGCGTGGTAAGTACCAGCGAGATATGACGCTCGACCCAGCCAAGCCTCTACTTAATCGTGCTATAATGGGTCAATACCCTCCAGGTTCAACGTTTAAGACCGGACAGGCTGTTACTTATTTTACAGAAGGGATTGTGACAGACTCAACTCGTTATCCTTGTCATCATGGATTCAACTTCAAAGGACTTCATGTCGGTTGTCACGCACATGCATCTCCTATCTCATTAGTACCTTCAATCAGCACCTCTTGTAATAGTTATTACTGTTGGGGACTCTATCATATGCTCTCCAATCGTAGGAAATATAAGACATTGGAGGATGCTATGAACGTGTGGCGCGACTACATGGTGTCAATGGGTTTCGGTTATAAATTAGGTATTGATCTTCCTGGTGAGAAACGAGGTATGATTCCAAATGCGAAGTTCTATGATAATGCTTTTAAGAAATGGAATCCGCTTTCGGTTATCTCTATTTCTATTGGTCAGGGTGAGGTCAACCTTACTCCACTGCAGATTGCTAACCTCGGTGCTACGATTGCGAATCGTGGTTATTATATTGCGCCACATGTTGTACGTAGTATTCAAGGGAAAAAACTCGATAAGAAGTATGTGGAGAAGCACCATACAAAGGGAAGTCTAAGAGCTTACCAAGAAGTGATAGCAGGTATGGTTTCATCAGTACGTGGTGGAACTTGTGCGCATGCGGTTCATCCTGGTTACTCATTGGCAGGTAAGACGGGTACAGCTCAGAACCGTGGTAAGGACCACTCTGTGTTTATGGGTTTTGCACCTGTTGATACTCCAAAGATAGCTATTGCTGTTTATGTTGAGAATGGTGGCTTTGGTGCAGACTATGGTGTCCCAATTGGTTCGCTAATGATAGAGCAGTATATTAATGGAAAGCTTACTCCTGGTGATGAAGCTCGTGCTGCAGCAGTTCAGAAACGCCATATCGCTTACTCCTTTAAGCGTCCTTTGTCACGTGCTGACTCTCTTCGTCTCGACTCTATTAAGCGTGTAAATACTATTAGAGACTCGCTGAAGAAGGTAAAAGAGAAGCAGGATTTAGCTGATGCAGAAAAGCTGAAGGAAGCAAAGGCAAGGAAAGAAGCTGAGGAAAAGGAGAAGAAAAGGCAACCACAGAACGAACCTGCTATCCGTGTAGAGCCTGAAACAACGGTTAAGACGGAGAAGAAAGAGAAGGATAAGGAAGGCGATAAGAAGGAAAAAGAAAAAGAAAAGAATAAAGATAGTCGAAAGGAAAATAAGGAAAAGCCTAAGGTGAAGGAAAAGTCTAAGGAGCAGTCCAAAGACAAAGCAAAGGAACAACCTAAGGTGAAGTCTAAGGAACAGGCGAAAGAAAAGCCTAAGGAGCAACCTAAGGCTAAACCAAAAGAACAAGTAAAAGATAAAGCAAAGGAACAGCCTAAAGAGAAATCAAAGGGTCAATCCAACGATAAACAAAAAAGCAAGGAGAAAGTAAATCGTGCCAAGTAA